In Passer domesticus isolate bPasDom1 chromosome 7, bPasDom1.hap1, whole genome shotgun sequence, one genomic interval encodes:
- the LOC135304289 gene encoding lysophosphatidic acid receptor 6-like, translating into MQKTITGCFFQQLYSSLTGISMERDHMKDLRRYLALKYIQYLVLSSSNAVSTLLGLLGSAYTMILLQSAKVSSKSTAVLISSLAQADILVLLSLVSDVVSGGFGAAVPPAASAVARVLLTANAHVSCVLLSCVALEAYLITFLPSESRPLRTVRNARLLSRVVWALVAAECALFLVDDHLRAGGASAPSRGPVGLLFQLCSAAAALLRSLSYILGILLRIINVYIYYKIFFSMSPRSRLKSK; encoded by the exons atgcagAAAACTATCACTGGCTGCTTCTTCCAGCAATT GTATTCTTCCCTAACTGGCATTTCAATGGAGCGAGACCACATGAAAGATCTCAGAAGATACCTGGCACTGAAGTATATCCAATACCTCGTCCTGTCTTCCTCCAATGCTGTCAGCACCCTCCTGGGCCTGCTGGGCAGCGCCTACACCATGATCCTCCTGCAGTCTGCCAAGGTCTCCTCCAAGTCCACTGCAGTCCTCAtttccagcctggcccaggCAGACATCCTGGTTTTGCTCAGCCTTGTTTCTGACGTGGTTTCGGGGGGTTTTGGTGCCGCTGTCCCTCCCGCGGCCTCGGCCGTGGCGCGGGTCCTGCTCACGGCCAACGCCCACGTGAGCTGCGTCCTGCTCAGCTGCGTGGCCTTGGAGGCCTACCTGATCACCTTCCTGCCCTCGGAGTCGCGGCCCCTGCGGACAGTCAGGAACGCCAGGCTGCTGTCCAGGGTGGTCTGGGCGCTGGTGGCCGCAGAGTGTGCCCTGTTCCTCGTGGATGACCACCTGAGGGCCGGCGGTGCCTCCGCTCCCTCCCGCGGCCCTGTGGGGCTCCTGTTCCAGCTCTGCAGCGCGGCCGCGGCCCTGCTCAGGTCCCTCAGCTACATCCTGGGAATTCTGCTGAGGATTATCAACGTCTACATCTACTACAAGATATTTTTCAGCATGTCTCCCAGGTCTAGACTCAAATCCAAGTAG